From the genome of Rarobacter incanus, one region includes:
- a CDS encoding alpha-ketoacid dehydrogenase subunit beta translates to MNQPSQMVLAKALGQAMRAALAADEKVVLMGEDIGPLGGVFRVTDGLQAEFGTDRVVDTPLAESGIVGTAIGLALRGYRPVVEIQFDGFVFPAFDQITTQLAKLHSRSRGRLRVPVVIRIPFGGGIGAVEHHSESPEALFAHTAGLRVVSPANPADAYVMLQEAISSDDPVIFLEPKGQYWTKGDVDLAAGPYGSAAVAGPAVTQRFDTLNKARIAREGDDVTLIAYGPSVATALKAAAAAETEGTSIEVVDLRAISPFDMATVNSSVAKTGRAIVVHEAPVFFGAGGELAARITEECFYELEAPVLRVGGFHAPYPPAKIEHEYLPGLDRVLDAVDRSLSF, encoded by the coding sequence ATGAACCAGCCGAGCCAGATGGTGCTGGCCAAGGCCCTGGGCCAGGCGATGCGCGCCGCACTCGCAGCCGATGAGAAGGTCGTGCTGATGGGCGAGGACATCGGTCCGCTCGGCGGCGTCTTCCGGGTCACCGACGGCCTGCAGGCCGAGTTCGGAACCGACCGCGTCGTCGACACCCCACTGGCGGAATCGGGCATCGTGGGAACGGCCATCGGACTCGCGCTGCGCGGCTACCGCCCGGTGGTGGAGATCCAGTTCGACGGCTTCGTCTTCCCGGCGTTCGACCAGATCACCACGCAACTCGCCAAGCTCCACTCGCGCTCGCGCGGGCGGCTGCGAGTGCCGGTGGTCATCCGCATCCCCTTCGGCGGCGGCATCGGCGCAGTGGAGCACCACAGCGAATCCCCCGAGGCCCTGTTCGCCCACACCGCGGGCCTGCGGGTCGTCAGCCCGGCAAACCCCGCCGACGCCTACGTCATGCTGCAAGAGGCCATCAGCTCGGACGATCCGGTCATCTTCCTCGAGCCCAAGGGCCAGTACTGGACCAAAGGCGACGTCGATCTCGCGGCTGGCCCGTACGGTTCGGCCGCCGTGGCCGGTCCCGCCGTCACGCAACGCTTCGACACCCTGAACAAGGCCCGCATCGCCCGCGAGGGGGACGACGTGACACTCATCGCGTACGGGCCATCGGTCGCAACGGCGCTCAAGGCCGCCGCAGCTGCCGAGACGGAGGGCACGAGCATCGAGGTGGTGGACCTGCGCGCGATCTCGCCGTTCGATATGGCGACTGTGAACTCGTCCGTGGCCAAAACCGGGCGGGCGATCGTCGTGCACGAGGCCCCCGTGTTCTTCGGGGCGGGTGGGGAGCTCGCTGCGAGGATCACGGAGGAGTGCTTCTATGAACTAGAGGCACCCGTCCTGCGAGTCGGTGGGTTCCACGCCCCCTACCCGCCCGCCAAAATCGAGCACGAGTATCTTCCTGGGCTCGACCGCGTCCTCGACGCCGTTGACCGGTCCTTGTCCTTCTAG
- a CDS encoding VWA domain-containing protein, with protein MTLQPILPVAVLAIVALALAAGCALGWRAARRASGGRAAGWDWARRSALAVIVVVMAAGPAVANDRVETYASGVEIYFVVDRTGSMAAEDWGDAATAGGADGGEGASSIETRLDGVRTDMEAIAKQNPGAQFSIISFDSVASQQLPLTTDARAVASWAATLTQEQTQYSTGSLIDRPLDSLTSALTDSYQNSPGNKRIVYFMSDGENTASGTPRSFAPLASMIDGGAVLGYGTEAGGKMRINDPAGNDSGYIQDPTQSGSTAAVSRIDESSLKSLAGEMNLDYVHRTADVAVTQQVPAIEAGADASATSRTVRAYQPLLWPFALAAAGLLVWEIVISTRRAARRVGVVSHE; from the coding sequence ATGACCCTGCAACCGATACTTCCCGTCGCGGTCTTGGCGATCGTGGCGCTTGCCCTGGCCGCCGGATGCGCGCTGGGGTGGCGGGCCGCGCGGCGCGCGAGCGGCGGGCGCGCCGCCGGGTGGGACTGGGCGCGGCGCAGCGCCCTGGCGGTGATCGTGGTCGTCATGGCGGCCGGGCCGGCCGTGGCCAACGACCGCGTCGAGACGTACGCCTCGGGGGTGGAAATCTACTTCGTGGTCGATCGCACCGGCTCCATGGCCGCCGAGGATTGGGGCGACGCCGCGACTGCGGGAGGGGCGGATGGGGGTGAGGGGGCCTCGTCGATAGAGACCAGGTTGGACGGCGTGCGCACCGATATGGAGGCGATTGCCAAGCAGAATCCCGGGGCGCAATTTTCGATCATCAGCTTCGATTCCGTTGCCTCCCAGCAGTTGCCGTTGACCACCGATGCGCGCGCCGTCGCGTCGTGGGCGGCCACGCTCACGCAGGAGCAGACGCAGTATTCGACGGGTTCGCTCATTGACCGCCCGCTCGATTCGTTGACCAGTGCGCTGACCGATTCGTACCAAAACTCGCCGGGGAACAAGCGCATCGTCTACTTCATGTCGGACGGGGAAAATACGGCGAGCGGAACGCCGCGGTCCTTCGCCCCGCTTGCGTCCATGATCGACGGCGGGGCGGTGCTGGGGTACGGGACCGAGGCCGGGGGAAAGATGCGAATCAACGACCCGGCCGGAAACGATTCGGGATACATCCAGGATCCGACGCAGTCAGGCTCCACCGCGGCCGTGTCTCGCATCGACGAATCATCGCTGAAGTCGTTGGCCGGCGAGATGAACCTCGACTACGTCCACCGCACCGCGGATGTCGCGGTGACCCAGCAGGTGCCGGCAATCGAGGCCGGTGCGGACGCCTCCGCCACCAGCCGCACCGTCCGCGCCTACCAGCCCCTGTTGTGGCCCTTCGCCTTGGCCGCCGCCGGCCTGCTGGTGTGGGAAATCGTCATTTCGACGCGCCGCGCCGCGCGCAGAGTGGGAGTAGTAAGCCATGAGTAG
- a CDS encoding vWA domain-containing protein, which produces MTVPLAATGGLRLAAATTSQITHSLTWPWLVGVGALALLAAIALGVWLGRRPRRGRQSPAAPPAPPAHAAPPETAATEAAAHASPRIAAAGASQPGTVWVANSRRFQDNPALRTWLRRYRLWQWLGIAAACTGLIGAATVAARPVTTEVKQTTLGTRDIVLCLDISGSMLEYDRQVVEVFSSLVKNFDGERIALSVFNETSRTVFPLTNDYQLVSEQLSTAYQALDPSVIDYASPDAVNRYLDFTNGTTLTGTQSSLIGDGLANCAMLFDDSAASGRARSIILATDNDLRGTPVYTLDQALALTSERDIEVSGLYGASSWVQDPSVESSYRTSITNAGGHYYRVDDADAVREIVQRVQDQQAVDLGATPEITESERPWGWIIVTLLGVAILVAAQWRLRE; this is translated from the coding sequence GTGACCGTTCCCCTGGCTGCGACCGGCGGCCTGCGGCTCGCCGCCGCGACGACCTCCCAGATCACCCACTCGCTGACGTGGCCGTGGCTCGTGGGGGTGGGCGCGCTGGCACTCCTCGCGGCGATTGCCCTCGGCGTGTGGCTAGGGAGGCGGCCGCGCCGCGGCCGGCAGTCCCCCGCAGCGCCCCCGGCCCCCCCAGCGCACGCAGCGCCCCCAGAAACTGCGGCCACCGAGGCGGCCGCGCACGCCTCCCCCCGCATCGCCGCTGCCGGGGCATCCCAGCCGGGAACCGTCTGGGTCGCCAATTCGCGCCGCTTTCAGGACAACCCCGCCCTGCGCACCTGGCTGCGGCGCTACCGCCTGTGGCAGTGGCTCGGGATTGCCGCGGCCTGCACCGGACTGATCGGCGCGGCGACCGTCGCCGCGCGCCCGGTCACGACGGAAGTCAAACAAACAACCCTCGGGACCCGCGACATCGTGCTGTGCCTCGACATATCCGGTTCCATGCTCGAATATGACCGGCAAGTGGTTGAGGTGTTCTCGTCCCTTGTAAAAAACTTCGACGGCGAACGCATAGCCCTGTCGGTATTCAACGAGACCTCCCGGACCGTTTTCCCGCTCACCAACGACTACCAGCTGGTCTCGGAGCAGCTCTCGACGGCCTACCAGGCGCTCGATCCCTCCGTCATCGACTACGCGTCGCCCGACGCGGTCAACCGGTATCTCGACTTCACCAACGGGACGACGCTGACTGGCACGCAGTCTTCGCTCATCGGCGACGGTCTTGCCAATTGCGCGATGCTCTTCGACGATTCGGCGGCGTCCGGGCGGGCGCGCTCGATCATCCTGGCCACGGACAACGACCTGCGCGGCACCCCCGTGTACACGCTCGACCAGGCATTGGCGCTCACCAGCGAGCGCGACATTGAGGTCAGCGGCCTGTACGGCGCCTCCAGTTGGGTGCAGGACCCCTCCGTGGAAAGCTCCTACCGGACGTCGATCACGAATGCCGGCGGGCACTACTACAGGGTCGATGACGCCGACGCGGTGCGCGAAATTGTGCAGCGCGTCCAGGACCAGCAGGCCGTGGATCTGGGTGCAACCCCCGAAATCACCGAGTCGGAACGACCGTGGGGATGGATCATTGTCACCCTGCTTGGAGTTGCGATCTTGGTCGCGGCGCAGTGGAGGTTGCGCGAATGA
- a CDS encoding dihydrolipoamide acetyltransferase family protein, which produces MPTYQHFELPDAGEGLTEADIVEWRVAPGDRVEVNQIIVEIETAKSLVELPSPWSGIVAEVLVPAGQTAAVGDPIIVIDVDPDGEPGTSDGPGTSDGPGASAQGNPPAAPNSPAEPIANRSATAAGSSSSSAAAGSPAGGSPAASEPAAGGGAVLVGYGTAGEQESRRRRPAAGRGDSALLRVLAKPPVRRLARDLGIDLATVTPSGPGGIVTREDVLAHQVQVQARELATYEGDDQPWLADGEVSPDGRQTRVPVRSVRKRTAEAMVSSAFSAPHVTVFHTVDVTRTMKLVSMLREDRDFAEVRVTPLLIAMKALLIAIDRHPEINASWDEARQQIVYKHYVNLGIAAATPRGLIVPNIKDAHRLGLFSLARSLGELTANARAGKTRPADMSDGTITITNVGVFGIDTGTPILNPGEAAILAFGAIRQQPWVHKGKIKARHVTQLALSFDHRLVDGELGSRVLADVAKVLEEPARALIWG; this is translated from the coding sequence ATGCCGACCTACCAGCACTTTGAACTGCCCGATGCGGGCGAGGGCCTCACCGAGGCGGATATCGTCGAGTGGCGCGTCGCGCCGGGCGATCGGGTTGAGGTGAATCAGATCATTGTCGAGATCGAGACCGCGAAATCGCTGGTCGAGCTGCCGTCGCCGTGGAGCGGAATCGTGGCCGAGGTGCTGGTGCCCGCCGGGCAGACTGCCGCCGTGGGCGATCCGATCATCGTGATCGACGTCGACCCCGACGGCGAGCCTGGCACATCGGACGGGCCCGGCACATCGGACGGGCCCGGCGCATCGGCGCAGGGAAACCCGCCGGCCGCACCCAATTCGCCGGCAGAACCCATCGCGAACCGGTCGGCGACTGCGGCGGGAAGCTCGTCCTCCTCTGCCGCCGCGGGTTCGCCGGCTGGGGGTTCGCCGGCTGCGAGCGAGCCGGCTGCGGGCGGCGGGGCGGTGCTCGTCGGCTACGGCACGGCGGGCGAACAGGAATCACGCCGCCGCAGACCTGCTGCCGGTCGGGGTGACTCTGCGCTGTTGCGCGTGCTGGCCAAGCCACCCGTGCGACGGCTGGCACGCGACCTCGGCATCGATCTGGCGACCGTGACGCCCTCCGGGCCGGGCGGGATCGTCACGCGTGAGGACGTGCTGGCTCACCAGGTGCAGGTGCAGGCGCGGGAACTCGCGACCTACGAGGGCGACGACCAGCCGTGGCTGGCGGACGGCGAAGTTTCGCCGGACGGCAGGCAGACGCGGGTCCCGGTGCGGTCGGTACGCAAGCGCACGGCGGAGGCGATGGTCTCGAGCGCGTTCTCGGCGCCGCACGTGACGGTGTTCCACACGGTCGATGTCACTCGCACGATGAAGCTCGTGTCGATGCTGCGCGAGGACCGCGATTTCGCGGAGGTCCGCGTCACCCCGTTACTGATCGCCATGAAGGCGCTGCTCATCGCGATCGACCGCCACCCCGAGATCAACGCGTCCTGGGATGAGGCCCGGCAGCAGATCGTCTACAAGCACTACGTGAACCTGGGCATCGCGGCAGCCACGCCGCGCGGCCTGATCGTCCCGAACATCAAGGATGCTCACCGGCTCGGGCTGTTCTCGCTCGCTCGCTCGCTCGGTGAGCTCACCGCGAATGCGCGCGCGGGCAAGACTCGCCCCGCGGATATGAGCGACGGCACGATTACCATCACCAACGTCGGCGTGTTCGGCATCGACACGGGGACGCCCATTCTGAATCCGGGCGAGGCCGCGATCCTGGCGTTCGGCGCTATTCGCCAGCAGCCGTGGGTGCACAAGGGGAAGATCAAGGCGCGGCACGTGACGCAACTCGCGCTGAGTTTCGACCACCGCCTCGTGGACGGCGAGCTCGGCTCGCGCGTGCTCGCGGACGTCGCGAAGGTGCTCGAGGAACCCGCCCGCGCGCTGATCTGGGGCTAG
- the pdhA gene encoding pyruvate dehydrogenase (acetyl-transferring) E1 component subunit alpha, translating into MPAAPWQPSALTAEPLVQLVDHAGQRRVDDVSAPYEPLARALDADALRTFYRDMTLTRRFDEESTSLQRQGELALFTQSKGQEAAQIGSAHAMRPQDWAFPAYREHGVLLVRGVPLRQELHLFRGIDHGGWDTEQHRVHLNTLVIGSHALHATGYAMGMSRDGLVGTGDPTKDEATVVYFGDGATSQGDVSEAFNFAAVNQAPIVFFCQNNQWAISVPGELQYRGPLSRRGEGFGVPGVRVDGNDALAVYAVTKTALDKARAGGGPTLIEAVTFRRGAHTTSDDPTRYRSETEEKYWAERDPIDRIVALLKAEGAWSDSFAARVQAEGDEFADELRTYVRSLGRPDPMTMFDNVYTTPHAINEAEREWMRQYDASFKKGGSR; encoded by the coding sequence ATGCCAGCAGCCCCCTGGCAACCCAGCGCGCTGACCGCTGAGCCACTCGTCCAACTTGTGGATCACGCGGGACAGCGACGCGTCGACGACGTGTCGGCACCATACGAGCCGCTGGCGCGCGCCCTCGACGCCGACGCGTTGCGCACGTTCTACCGGGACATGACCCTGACCAGGCGCTTCGACGAGGAATCGACCTCGCTTCAGCGCCAGGGCGAACTCGCCCTCTTCACCCAGTCCAAAGGCCAGGAGGCCGCACAGATCGGCTCCGCCCACGCCATGCGACCGCAGGACTGGGCGTTCCCCGCCTATCGGGAGCACGGGGTCCTGCTGGTGCGCGGCGTCCCGTTGCGCCAGGAACTCCACCTCTTCCGCGGCATCGACCACGGCGGGTGGGACACCGAGCAGCACCGCGTTCACCTCAACACCCTAGTGATCGGCTCGCACGCCCTGCACGCCACCGGGTACGCCATGGGGATGAGCCGCGATGGGCTCGTCGGCACGGGGGATCCGACGAAGGACGAGGCCACCGTCGTCTATTTTGGCGACGGCGCAACCTCGCAAGGCGACGTGAGCGAGGCATTCAACTTCGCCGCGGTTAACCAGGCCCCGATCGTCTTTTTCTGCCAAAACAACCAGTGGGCCATCTCGGTCCCCGGCGAACTGCAGTACCGCGGACCGTTGTCCAGGCGCGGCGAGGGCTTCGGGGTTCCCGGCGTGCGCGTGGACGGCAACGACGCACTCGCCGTGTACGCGGTCACGAAGACGGCTCTCGACAAGGCCCGCGCGGGCGGTGGCCCGACCCTCATCGAGGCCGTCACCTTCCGCCGCGGCGCCCACACGACATCCGACGACCCGACGCGCTACCGCTCCGAGACCGAGGAGAAGTACTGGGCGGAACGCGACCCCATCGACCGCATCGTCGCGCTGCTGAAGGCGGAGGGCGCGTGGAGCGACTCGTTCGCCGCGCGGGTTCAGGCGGAGGGGGACGAGTTCGCCGACGAACTTCGAACCTACGTCCGGAGCCTGGGGCGACCCGACCCGATGACCATGTTCGACAACGTCTACACGACCCCGCACGCTATAAACGAGGCGGAACGCGAATGGATGCGCCAGTACGACGCCAGCTTCAAGAAGGGGGGATCGCGATGA
- a CDS encoding alpha/beta fold hydrolase, with amino-acid sequence MPEPLAVVFVHGTRTSSGIWDSQRSALAAAGLDSLAIDLPGHGTDVTSRFTLDSAFARLDQAFASFSPQTPILLVGLSLGGYIALAYAAQRHPARLAGVLAAGCAAETSDKPLRAYRDVASAIDRAGKRIGPHLRQVRRSLRRPTAPDRLPSTAPARLPSTAPARLPATAPARLPSTAPARLPATAPARLPATAPGRLPATAPRPDWQVVTDMLTALAGTSAIDSLRAVDCPVWLVNGQHCHLRFELRRFMRARPDAQAVTIAGAGHDVNTDAPRAFNTVMLGVAAQLSAKPVAEATAAETVAKAPVAEATAAETVTKAPVAEATAAETGSLDRARERDANHD; translated from the coding sequence ATGCCTGAACCTCTCGCGGTTGTGTTTGTGCACGGCACCAGAACGTCGTCGGGGATCTGGGATAGCCAGCGAAGCGCCCTAGCGGCGGCCGGGTTGGACAGCCTGGCCATCGATCTGCCGGGCCACGGGACCGACGTCACCTCCAGGTTCACGCTTGATTCCGCTTTTGCGCGGCTAGACCAGGCATTCGCCTCGTTTTCGCCGCAAACTCCCATCCTGCTGGTAGGGCTCTCCTTGGGCGGATATATCGCACTTGCCTATGCCGCCCAACGCCACCCGGCGCGGTTGGCGGGGGTGCTTGCCGCAGGCTGCGCTGCCGAAACTTCGGATAAGCCGCTGCGCGCCTATCGCGACGTGGCGAGCGCAATCGACCGCGCAGGCAAACGAATAGGGCCCCACCTACGCCAAGTCCGACGCTCCCTGCGGCGGCCCACAGCGCCCGACCGACTCCCGTCCACAGCGCCCGCCCGACTCCCGTCCACAGCGCCCGCCCGACTCCCAGCCACCGCGCCCGCCCGACTCCCGTCCACAGCGCCCGCCCGACTCCCAGCCACCGCGCCCGCCCGACTCCCAGCCACCGCGCCCGGCCGACTCCCGGCCACCGCGCCCCGACCCGACTGGCAGGTGGTGACCGACATGCTCACCGCATTGGCGGGAACCTCCGCGATAGATAGTCTGCGAGCCGTTGACTGCCCGGTCTGGCTCGTCAACGGGCAGCACTGCCATCTGCGGTTCGAGTTGCGCCGGTTCATGCGGGCGCGCCCTGACGCGCAAGCGGTCACGATCGCTGGGGCCGGACACGACGTCAACACGGATGCGCCGCGGGCGTTCAACACGGTCATGCTTGGCGTCGCCGCGCAGTTGTCTGCTAAACCCGTGGCCGAAGCAACCGCGGCGGAGACCGTGGCCAAGGCGCCCGTGGCCGAAGCGACTGCGGCGGAGACCGTGACCAAGGCGCCCGTGGCCGAAGCGACCGCGGCAGAGACCGGATCACTTGACCGGGCCAGGGAGCGGGATGCAAACCATGACTGA
- a CDS encoding NAD-dependent deacylase — protein MTDRNDQRRLAAVIDASQRIVFFGGAGVSTESGIPDFRSEAGLYKAQREYGYRPEVILSADFFAAQPETFFRYYFENLIYPNARPNAAHRALASLERRGRLLAVVTQNIDGLHQAAGSKAVWELHGSVHRNYCVQCHRPYSLADVMNAAGVSAADLGGSRTHEAKQQPHDGQEPHSQQPHDGQQPHSPQPHGVRVPRCACGGIIRPDVVLYGEGLDSETLDGAARSVRNCDTLIIGGTSLAVYPAAGLVQLFRGDNLVLINLTKTPADQMADLVLHEPIGQALAPFARAL, from the coding sequence ATGACTGATAGGAATGATCAACGCCGCCTGGCGGCCGTCATCGACGCGAGCCAGCGCATCGTGTTCTTCGGAGGAGCGGGTGTTTCCACCGAGTCGGGCATTCCCGATTTCCGTTCCGAAGCAGGCCTCTACAAGGCGCAGCGAGAATACGGCTACCGGCCCGAAGTGATTCTGTCTGCGGACTTCTTCGCGGCCCAGCCCGAGACGTTCTTCCGCTACTACTTCGAAAACCTGATCTACCCGAATGCTCGGCCCAACGCTGCGCACCGGGCACTTGCTTCGCTCGAACGCCGTGGGCGCCTGCTGGCGGTCGTGACGCAAAATATCGACGGACTCCACCAGGCGGCCGGATCGAAGGCGGTGTGGGAGCTACACGGGTCCGTGCACCGCAATTACTGCGTTCAGTGTCACCGCCCCTATTCGCTCGCCGACGTCATGAACGCGGCGGGCGTGTCCGCCGCGGACCTGGGAGGGTCCCGCACGCACGAAGCAAAGCAGCAACCCCACGACGGCCAAGAACCGCACAGCCAGCAACCCCACGACGGTCAGCAACCGCACAGCCCGCAACCGCATGGCGTCCGCGTACCCCGCTGCGCATGCGGTGGCATCATCCGGCCCGATGTCGTGCTGTACGGCGAGGGCCTCGATAGCGAAACCCTCGACGGCGCCGCGCGCTCGGTACGCAACTGCGACACGCTGATAATCGGCGGGACCTCGCTTGCCGTCTACCCCGCAGCAGGACTAGTCCAATTATTTCGAGGCGACAACCTGGTGCTCATCAACCTCACAAAGACCCCGGCGGACCAGATGGCCGACCTAGTTCTCCACGAGCCAATCGGGCAGGCGCTTGCGCCGTTTGCGCGGGCCTTGTAA
- a CDS encoding phage holin family protein: MNFLARIVVNAIAIWVTTLLLGSNFVVHGGNSLLGTIAVYLAVALIFAIANAIVKPILKFFTFIFYVLTLGLFGLVVNALVLLAVDAVTSGRSWGLQIGGFWWAVLAGLIVAIVNAVLMGLFDIGNKSGSGLARR, encoded by the coding sequence ATGAACTTCCTTGCGCGCATCGTTGTCAATGCCATCGCGATCTGGGTCACAACGCTGCTGCTCGGCAGCAATTTCGTCGTGCACGGCGGAAACTCGCTCCTCGGAACGATTGCGGTATACCTCGCAGTGGCACTGATTTTCGCCATCGCGAACGCGATAGTGAAGCCGATCCTGAAGTTCTTCACGTTCATCTTCTACGTACTCACGCTCGGCCTATTCGGCCTGGTCGTCAACGCACTCGTCCTCTTAGCTGTGGATGCAGTGACGTCGGGTCGCTCGTGGGGACTGCAAATCGGAGGTTTCTGGTGGGCGGTCCTGGCGGGCCTGATCGTCGCAATCGTGAATGCTGTGCTGATGGGACTATTCGACATAGGAAATAAATCGGGATCAGGGCTGGCCCGCCGATAG
- a CDS encoding DUF58 domain-containing protein, producing the protein MTDQQRLAQVRARLELPMLRRAAGLLEGRHRSIFKGHGQDFDDLSLYNPGDDIGDIDWKSSARAGIPIIRRFVRQSNLTTVLAVDTGSEMGATAASGAETKGEVAVFLASIIAYVSRDRGDRVALVAGDSGRIQQRPPRASTQDLEILLEQVSRMFDVSARPRDLERVLRRVEDAFHRRALVVLVTDESQPHPDLLPVLRRLRMRHTILIIAVGDANPFSPEIATTDTPIQDVAGTLVLPPFLRGRTTLAQAAGQAAAQARHRAFETARAAKADMMITAGSDNALADLVTLLGRYRYVS; encoded by the coding sequence GTGACTGATCAACAGCGGCTGGCGCAGGTTCGCGCGCGGCTCGAACTGCCCATGCTGCGCCGCGCGGCGGGGCTGCTGGAGGGGCGCCACCGGTCCATTTTCAAGGGCCACGGGCAGGACTTCGACGACCTTTCGCTCTATAACCCCGGCGACGACATCGGCGATATCGATTGGAAATCATCGGCGCGCGCGGGCATCCCGATCATCCGCCGGTTCGTGCGCCAATCCAACCTCACCACCGTCCTGGCCGTCGATACGGGCAGCGAAATGGGGGCGACAGCGGCCTCGGGAGCGGAGACGAAGGGCGAGGTCGCGGTGTTCCTCGCATCGATCATCGCCTACGTTTCACGCGACCGCGGCGACAGGGTTGCGCTGGTCGCGGGCGACAGCGGCCGCATCCAGCAGCGCCCCCCGCGCGCCAGCACGCAGGACCTGGAAATCCTGCTGGAGCAGGTTTCCCGCATGTTCGACGTGTCCGCTCGGCCGCGTGATTTAGAACGAGTTCTGCGCCGCGTCGAGGATGCGTTTCACCGCAGGGCACTGGTCGTCCTGGTCACCGACGAGTCGCAACCGCACCCCGATTTGCTGCCCGTCTTACGCAGGCTACGGATGCGGCACACCATTTTGATCATTGCCGTCGGCGACGCGAACCCGTTTTCCCCCGAAATCGCGACCACCGACACCCCGATACAGGATGTGGCCGGGACGCTAGTGCTGCCGCCATTTTTGCGCGGGCGCACCACGCTGGCGCAGGCGGCGGGGCAGGCCGCCGCGCAAGCCCGCCACCGGGCCTTCGAGACGGCAAGGGCCGCGAAGGCGGACATGATGATCACGGCCGGAAGCGACAACGCCCTCGCCGACCTGGTGACCCTGCTGGGGAGGTACCGCTATGTCAGTTGA
- the hisC gene encoding histidinol-phosphate transaminase, which produces MSVMAPETNPIRNVALRPQVASLPKYVPGARPDKDARVHRLASNENPYPPLASVAAELERELRGINRYPDMGTVDLLGELADYLDRQAAAAHAANSADPADPKVAVSIAPDNLVVGTGSVGVFGHILQAFVGPDDEVVYPWRSFEAYPIIVDIVGGRSVKVPLNAAYQIDLPAMAAAVTEKTKVVVVCTPNNPTGTALGHSALREFIAQIPSNVLVIVDEAYLEFVRGEDPVRGLELVAEFPNVMLLRTFSKAYGLAGLRVGYAVGAPDLIAGVRATVIPFGVSTMAQRAAILSLRAHDELMQRVDALVAERARVVAALAAQGWEVPVTQANFVWFPLADRAAQFATDATDAGILVRPFVGDGVRISIGDRDDNDALLTFTQNWIDEHPVH; this is translated from the coding sequence ATGTCAGTCATGGCACCGGAAACGAATCCAATTCGAAATGTCGCTCTACGGCCGCAGGTGGCCTCGTTGCCGAAATATGTTCCTGGGGCCAGGCCCGACAAGGACGCGCGCGTCCACCGGCTGGCATCGAACGAGAACCCCTACCCGCCCCTCGCCTCCGTGGCCGCGGAACTGGAACGGGAATTGCGCGGCATCAACCGCTACCCGGACATGGGGACTGTCGATCTCCTGGGCGAGTTAGCCGACTATCTCGACCGGCAAGCCGCCGCGGCACATGCGGCGAACAGCGCCGATCCGGCGGATCCGAAAGTAGCCGTCTCAATCGCCCCGGACAATTTGGTCGTAGGTACCGGCTCCGTCGGCGTCTTTGGCCACATTTTGCAAGCGTTCGTGGGGCCCGACGATGAAGTCGTATACCCGTGGCGTTCGTTCGAGGCGTACCCGATCATCGTCGACATCGTCGGCGGGCGAAGCGTCAAAGTGCCGCTGAATGCGGCGTACCAGATTGACCTGCCCGCCATGGCCGCAGCAGTGACAGAAAAAACCAAAGTCGTAGTCGTGTGCACACCGAACAACCCGACCGGCACGGCTCTCGGGCACAGCGCCCTGCGGGAGTTCATCGCGCAGATTCCGTCAAACGTGCTGGTTATTGTCGACGAGGCATACCTGGAGTTCGTGCGCGGAGAAGACCCCGTACGCGGGTTGGAGCTGGTCGCGGAGTTCCCCAACGTGATGCTGCTGCGGACCTTTTCGAAGGCCTATGGTCTGGCCGGGCTCCGCGTGGGCTACGCGGTGGGGGCGCCCGACCTCATCGCCGGGGTGCGCGCGACGGTGATCCCGTTCGGGGTTTCGACTATGGCGCAAAGGGCGGCGATACTCTCGCTTCGCGCTCATGATGAGCTGATGCAGCGAGTCGATGCGTTGGTCGCCGAACGCGCGCGGGTCGTTGCGGCGCTCGCAGCCCAAGGCTGGGAAGTACCGGTGACTCAGGCCAACTTCGTGTGGTTCCCGCTCGCGGATCGCGCCGCGCAATTCGCGACGGACGCGACGGACGCCGGGATTTTGGTGCGACCGTTCGTGGGCGACGGCGTTCGCATCAGCATTGGGGACCGGGACGACAACGATGCGCTATTGACATTCACACAGAATTGGATCGACGAGCACCCCGTCCACTGA